The nucleotide sequence TTTGTCATCTTGGCTCTTCACTCCCAACTTTTCTACTTCCTCAACTGCGGGGAACTCGCCGTAACCTTCTAGCTCAATCAGCGAGATATACGTAATGTTCTCGACGATTCTTGGGTCAATATCGTATTTCAGCAGAATCTCTGTGTTTCTCTTTAAATCTTCCAAAGCAGCATGATCAAATGGTGCATGCGCTGGAACACTCATAACAACACCGGTTGCGTTGTCTGGGTCAACGAAATCTGCTGGCAGAATTATTATCTCATCTCCAGTAACTGGGTTCTTTACGTATTTGCCTATTAGCTTCTCCCCCTTGAACTCCTCCAAGACTTCAATCTCTTTATCTTGGAAGCTCAGCTTATATGCTGCCTCTTTGCTGACTACCCATATCTCTTCCTTTCCTTTGTACCTAACCTTTGCTTTTACATATGTGGCGTTTGGATTCAGCCACATGTTAGTTACTCCATAAACTGTCTCTGGCCTTAGCGTTGCTGCTGGCAGGTAGATAATCTCTCCGTTCTCCTCCAAGATGAACTTAATCAGAATGTACTCTAAAATTGGAACATCTTCTCCATCCATCAAATCGTGGTCGCCAAGAGGTGTTCCGACAACTGGATCCCATCTAACCCTGTGGGCTCCTTTAACTATCAGCCCTTTCTCTTTTAGCCTCAAGAACTGCCAAGTTATAAAAGCATTGAACTGCGGATGCAGTGAAGTTGTGTGAAATTCTCTGCTCCAATCAACGCTGAATCCAGCCCTGATGAAGGTTTCTTTTGCTGCTTTCATGAAGTATTTGACGATGTTTATTGGATCTTCAAAAGTCCACAGAATTTCTTCTGGCACTTTGTAAACATCCCTGTAAACGAAAATCGTCTGAGGATCCCTATTCTTAATTCTTTCAGCAATTCCAACTATTGGAGAACCTGTGATGTGCCATGCCATTGGGAACAAAACATTGTAACCCTGCATTCTCTTGAATCTCGCTATAACATCTGGGATTGTGTACGTCCTTGCGTGTCCAACGTGCAGATGTCCTGATAGGTATGGGAAAGCAACTGTGATGTAGAACTTTGGCTTATTTTTATCTATCTTTGGCTCAAAGATTTTCTCTTCGTTCCACCTCTTCTGCCACTTTTCCTCAATAGTCCTAAAATCTACCATACTCTGACCTCCTTATGGTTGTTTGAACATCAAAAAGAGCATGCACAGAGAATTTTTGAGAATGCCAAATAGGGGGATTATCGAAGAAATACTCAGCCTTGATAGTTGAGAACTCGATCCCGTTCTGGAATTTTCCCTTCCAGCCTCCCGTCTTCATTGGCTGGCTTTCGGGGGGAACGGAGACTCCCCACATCTTCAGGGCTTTTAAACGAATATTCCAACTCCCAATAACATCTCTATTGGTTTTCAAACCACAATTTGAACACTCTAGAATACGGTGTCCTTTCGGGCTTAGTTTGTTCCCACATATCGGACACCGTGAGGAGGTGTAGGAAGGATTAACAAAGACGACTTTAATCCCATTTAGCTTGGCTTTATACTCAATGATTGATTGAAGTTTCCTAAAACTCCAGCGGTGAAGCCTGCCATTCATTTTAGCAGAATACATAATCGACTCCCTAATTTCAGTCAAATCCTCTAAGGTGATTCCACCATAACGTTTTGCAAATTCAACGATTACATTAGCAATTTTGTGGTAAAGGTCATTAAGCCTGTTCTTCTCCCGCTCTCCATATTTTTGCAGTAACGCTTTCCTTCTTTTACCTGTTCTAATCTTCTTTTGAATCTTTCTCCTCTTTACAAAGTAACCAGTCCTAATTTCTCTTTCGTGAGTTATTATTTGAACAAACTCCCCATTTGGAATGCTGAGTGTAACATTATTTTCGTTCAAATCAATACCAATGAAGGATTTAGGCTCTCCAATTTCAATCTCTTTGGAAAAAACTATGTTGATGAAAACACCCTTTGGCGTCCTAACCAGCCAAGCTTGACCAACTCTCCAATCCTTGAACTTCTCGTGGTATTTAGCTGGATAAAACTCTAAAGAAATCCTCCCATTTGGAGTAGACAGCCTTATTATTCCATTCTCAAGGTCGAGTTTGAACAAGTGATCGTCCAGCATTATAACATCTTTCTTGAAAACTGGTTTTCCCTTAGCTTTCCCTTTTCTTCTTTTCTTACGGTATGATTTAAAGATGGAAGTTGCCATCTGACATGCTGTGTAGATATAGTGTGATGGTAGATATAGGTATCTGTTTCTTAGCTCTTTATACTTCGCATTTTTAAGCCTATAAAAGCTTGTAATGTTCCTGTCATAAACGTACGATATCAACTCATTAACAATCTGCTTATAAATTAAGAAAAGCTCATCTAGCTCAATAGGGATTTCTTTTAACCTGAACTTCGACGTAATTTTTATTGTTTCTTGACTGGAGAAGGTACTCCCCCCTCATTGGCATCGCCATAGATTTGGAATTGGAGTATTTAAAAGTTGTGGTCGTTCTCAGTTTGAACAGAAGGAATCGCAACTTTTAAAAACTCAAACTCTAAACTCACCTCGACTAGGCGGGGGAACCCGCGGGATGTTCCGCTCTGCGGAGAACCACAAACAGCGAAAGCGAGGTGGAAAGAATGGGAATGTACAAATACATTAGGGAAGCTTGGAAAAGCCCAAAGAAGAGCTATGTTGGACAGCTTTTGAAGGTTAGAATGATTAAGTGGAGAAGGGAGCCAAGCGTTGTTAGGATTGAGAGACCAACAAGACTTGACAGAGCAAGGAGCTTGGGCTATCAGGCAAAGCAGGGTTATGTAATCGTTAGGGTTAGAGTTAGGAGAGGAGGAAGAAAGAGACCCAGGTGGAGGGGCGGTAGAAAGCCCTCAAAGATGGGTATGGTAAAGTACTCACCCAAAAAGAGCCTCCAGTGGATTGCCGAGGAAAAGGCAGCAAGAAAGTTCCCCAACCTTGAAGTTCTCAACTCCTACTGGGTTGGCGAGGATGGAATGTACAAGTGGTTTGAGGTTATAATGGTTGACCCACACCACCCAGTTATTAAGTCCGATCCTAAGATAGCTTGGATTGCAATGAAGGTTCACAAGGGTAGAGTCTTTAGAGGTCTCACAAGTGCGGGTAAGAAGTCAAGAGGACTTAGAAACAAAGGTAAGGGCGCTGAGAAAGTCAGACCAAGCATTAGAGCAAACAAGGGTAAGGGTAAGTGATTTGCTTTTCTTATTCTCTTTTACTTGGATTAGCCTCTTTTAGCGTGCATTTCTAATGATTTTTCTCCAATAGGTTCAAATTCGTGAATTTGACGATTTTGAGGAAAATGCTTAAATTTTATGACCAATATATTTTAAAGTGAGAGCGTGAAAAATGTTTGAGGTGAGAGCTATGGTAAAGCTTCAAGCTCATAGTGTAAAAATTAGGACATTCATTCACGCAACTGAAGACCCTGAGAAGGTGCTAGAGGCATTAGAAACCTTATTTCCTGAGGATTTATCTCCTCGAGATGTCGACTTCGAGATAATTGAGACAGAGGGTTACTTTGGAAATCCAATCCTTGTCATGGACGCAGAAATTAAGAGAAGCAAAAACGTAAGAAAATTCCTTGAGAACCTCAAAGCTCTGCTTAGTGAAGAGGATAAAGCCTATCTCATGGAGCATGCTGAAGAGAAAGTCGACGAGACTGGAACCTTCTATATCCGCTTTGATAAGCAGAGAGCATACTTAGGAGAAGTCAAGGTTACGGAAGGTGAAGATGTAATCCATGTAAGAATTAAGGTCAAGGCATTCCCAATGAAGAAAGAAAGCGTCGTAAAATCAGTTAAGGAGTGGCTGAGCGAATGAAGTTCATCGAGATGGATGTGAGAGATGAGAAGGCTTATGAATTAGCTGAGGAATGGTATGATGATATTGTCTTTACAAAAAAGCTCCCATTAGACGGCAGTCCAGATTATGAAAAGCTGAAAGAGGAAATCAGAGAGCTCAGAGAAAAGTATGGAAAAGTAGCCCTTCTCGTAATCACAAACAAACCCTCGCTAATCAGAGAACTCAAAAACCGGAACCTCAAGGCTTTAATTTATGTTCAGGGGGGCAATATGAAAGTTAACCGCTTTGCTCTTGAAATTGGAGTTGATGCTCTTATAAGCCCAGAATTTGGAAGGAGAGATAATGGATTTGACCATGTTCTTGCAAAAATTGCCGCAAAGAATGACGTTGCAATTGGCTTTTCTTTATCCCAGCTTTTGAGGGCAAACCCATATGAGAGAGCCAATATTTTGAAGTTCATGATGAAAAACTGGCAACTTGTTGAGAAGTATAAAGTGCCAAGATTTCTCACATCCTCGGCAGAAAGTAAGTGGGAAGTTAGAGCTCCGAGGGATTTAATGAGTTTAGGAATTGCCTTAGGAATGGAAATTCCTCAAGCAAAGGCTTCAGTTAGTTTTTATCCTGAAAAAATTCTCGATAAAAAGCTTTGATAGACTTGTAGGTTAATGAAGCTTACTTTATGTTGTTGGGTTTGTTATTTTTCAGGCTCATTTTTAGTTCTAGGGTTAGATTATATAATTTTCTTGGTTTTTTATGTTACTATCTCAAGTTTTATAACTACTGCGACTATTTAATACCAAAAAATATGTCGAAAAATATATAAACATTATATCCAAACCTTGGCGAGGAGGTGATTGAGCTTAGAGACGTCAACTTTAATGCTCTCCACATGCCAATTTATCAGACTGTCGTCTTCAGACAGCCGGGGATAACACAAACTTCTGATAGAGGATTTGAGCTAAAGTACTCTCGCGAAGAGAATCCAACAGTCAGAGAGCTGGAATTAATGTTAGCAGAGCTTGAAAAAGGCAAAGATGCTTTAGCCTTTAATAGTGGAATGGCTTCAATATCGGCTTTATACTTAAGCTTGCTAAGAGCAGGTGATGAAATTGTGCTCTCAATGGAGGGATATGGAACTACAATTCAGCTTGCCCAAGAGTTTAAAAAATTTGGCATCAGAGTAAAGCTCGCTTATCCTGATGCTGACAGTATTGTAGGGACAATAACAGAAAATACGAGGCTTGTTTTTCTTGAAACAATGACAAATCCAACCTTAAAAGTTATAGATGTTCCTGAAGTAATAAACCGGGCAAAGGAAACTGGTGCTCTTGTTGCTGTTGATAATACCTTTACAACACCACTCCTCTATAATCCCCTTGAAGATAAAGCTGACTTCGTAATTCACAGCCTCACAAAATACATAGCAGGTCATAATGACGTTCTTGGGGGTAGCATAATATGGAAAAAGAGCGAATTCAGCGAAATGCTGTGGCACTGGAGGAGAAGGCTTGGGGGGATAATACAACCTCTTGAGGCTTGGCTTATAAAGAGAGGGTTAAAAACCCTCGAAGTGCGTTTTGAAAAGCAGAGCAAAAGTGCCTTGGCTATAGCAGAATTTCTGTGTGAGCATCCAAAGGTTGAGCGTGTTATGTATCCTGGCTTAAAGAATGATCCCTATCACTCAACAGCAGTAAAACTCTTCAAAAGAAAACTCTTTGGAGGGGTAGTCACCTTTGAAATAAAGGGAGATACTAGAAAGTTCTTGTCATCTCTTCGCGTAATATTTCCATCTCCTTCTCTTGGAGGAACTGAGAGTCTTGCAAGTTGTCCAGTGATAAGCGCCGCCAAAACAATGAGTGAGGAGCAAAGAAAAATTCTAGGCATTACACCAAGGCTAATACGGCTGTCTGTTGGTTTGGAGGATGTTGATAAATTGATTGAAGATTTAGACAAAGCCCTAGGAGGTGGTTGAACTCAGGATTTTTGGGTGTCCTAAGTCACTCTTGAATGGTCCGTGTGGTGGAGCATTTAACGGAAAGTGTGAAGTAAATGAGAATCACTGTCCATGGCTGGGGGTACTTGAAAGAGTTCACTACCTCGATGGAGCAGTGTTATTCAATGAACATCCTATACTTATGGAAATAGAAAAGATACCCAGCAGAGACGTCAAGCCAAAGAATTCAAACTTCTGGAGTCAGGTCGAGAAAGGCAAAGCACTGAGCGTTGAATTTCCAATAGCGGCTGTTAGGGATGAAGTGGAGATAGCGAGGGTTATAGCAAAAACAAATTCAGATCTTTACACAATCCCCGATAATCCCCTCGGTTGTCCTCACTTCTCTTCAACAGCTTTTGCAACACATTTAAAGCACTTTGGAATTGAAGTTATGCCACATCTAACAGCAAAGGACAGAAATCTAACGGCCTTAACAGCAGAACTTAAAACAGCTGTCCTTTTCAACTTTGAGGTAGTTCTCTTGACTACAGGAGACTGGCCGAGTCTTGCTTTGCCTAGTAGGCCAGTATTTGACCTCGATTCTGCAAACATGATACGTCTAGCTAGACTCATTTTTAATGGAGTTTTACCAACAAAGGAAACTTTTGAAGTAGAGGAGAGGCCAAGAGTTGCAGGTGCAATGAATCCCCACTATAGACCTAGAGTGGAGGCACAAAGGATTGCTAGAAAGCTCATAGCTGGAGCTGAGCTGTTTTTTACCCAAGTGGTAGCAACCAAAGAAAGTGTCACTAGGATTAAAGAAACATTCATTGAGCTGAAAAAATACATTAATGCTGAGGTTCCAGTGATGGTTTCTCTCCTATATCCGATAAGTGACGATATTAAGCCTCTCCTCAGAAAAATGGGCACCCAAACTGGAGATGATACCTTTGAGGAAGTCCTTGAGGAAGTAAAAGCTCTTGATGTTGCTGGAGGTGTTAACTTAATCATCCTATCGAGAAATCTCGATGTTTGGTTAAAGCCTCTGGAGAGAAGCGTATGAAAAGATTAAGGAGGTGCTTAGATGAGAATTATTCCTGCTTTAATTGGAAGCTTGCCAAGACCACTTGGATTGGCAAAAAAGATTGAGCTATACAATATTGGAAGACTAAGTGAGGAAAAGCTTGAGGAGGCATATAGAGACTATACTAGAAAGGCATTTGGGAAATTAAAGAAGGCTGGAATCAAAGTAGTCACTGATGGTATGTATAGGTGGTGATGACATCTTTAATCCCCTAATAAGATATGTAGATGGGATTGAGGTGAATGGCCTCTTCAAGTTTTATGAAAACAACTTCTTCTACCGCTCACCTGTTGTTAAGGGTGAAGTTAACTTGCTTGATAATCCAATTCCAAAATGGGTAAGCATTGCAAAGGAAATCCTTGAGGAAGTCTACCCAGAGGCGACCTTAAAAGCTGTCCTTCCGGGCCCAGTAACTTTGGCATATCATTCTCTAAATGAGTACTACGAGAACCTTGAGGCACTTGCTAGAGATTATGCCGAGAGAGTTCTCACACCACTCATAAAGGAGCTTGAAGTTGAAATTGTAGAACTTCAAGAGCCAGCTTTGGCATCGGAGCTTTCAAGAGCAACGAGGGAAGATGAAGTTCATATACGTAGGGAAGTTGCAAAGGCTACTATTGAAGAATTAGGCAAAGTCAAGAAGCTGTGGGTAGTCACGTACTTTGGAACTCCACAAGTGATACCTGAAGGGGTAATTCTCAATGTAGATCTTGTGGAGGGTTCACTGCCTGATGGAGTGAGCGGTGGAATAGGTCTTGGTGTTGTTAACGCTAGAGAGACAAAAATGGAGAGGGCAGATAGGATTAGAGACAGACTTCTTAAATTCTCGGGGAATTTCTCGAGAATCTATGTAACTCCGAGTACTTTGCTTGATTTTCTCCCAGAAAGTGTAGCCTGGAGAAAGCTGAGACTTTTAGGGAGGTTAGGAGGTGAATAAAGTGGAACTTCCAATACTCCCTACAAGTGTTATCGGTAGTTATCCGAAGCCAAGATGGCTTCTAAGACAATACAAACTTTATGAGTTTGGAAAGATTCCCGAAGAAGATTTTAAAGAAGCCGTTAGGGATGCCAGCATTGCAGTGCTCAGGGAACATGAGAGAGCGGGAATCGATATCCCATGGGATGGAGAAATGGGCAGGAGTGAGATGACGGAATATTTTACATCTAAGATACATGGGTTTAGGTTCTATGGGCCAATTAGAGTTTGGGGTAACTTCTACTTCAACAAGGCATCTGCGGTTAGCAAACTTGAGTATAGAGAACCTCTTGTGCTCGATGAATTTAAATTTATCCAATCAGTTACAATAAAAGAAATAGTTAAAGTTCCCATTACCGGCCCATACACCCTGGCAGAATGGAGTTTCAACGAATATTATGACACCAAGGAAGATTTTGCCATGGACTTAGCAAAAATTCTCAACAAAGAATTCAAGCTTCTCGAGAAAGAAGGTGCGAAGTTCATTCAAATAGACGAACCAGCAATCCTAAATCACCCAGATGAAGTGGAATGGGCTGTTGACGTTGTAAATAGGGCAGTTAAGGGTCTGAAGATTAAAGTAGGTATGCACGTTTGTTATAGTAACTATTATCTTCTCGCGGATTACTTTGATGACCTTAATGTCACCCAGTTTGCCTTAGAGTTTGCTAACAGGAACTTCAGAGATATTGATTTCCTCAAAAAGCTTACTCATCAAGAGCTTGGCTTCGGTGTTGTGGATGTTCACAATCCACGCATTGAGAGCCCTGAGGAAGTTGCAAGAGCCATAAGGAAGGTCTTCAAGTACATAGAGCCTGAAAGACTTTACATAAATCCTGATTGTGGCTTAAAGTTGCTTTCGAGGGATATAGCATACAGAAAACTTGTCAATATGGTCAAGGGTGTCGAGATAGTGAGAAAGGAGCTTGAGAGGGAAGGGAAAACCAGCATACCCCTTAGAACCCTAAAGGACATTTGAGGTGTCATTAATGAGAGTTGTTGTAAAATTCGGAGGCAGTTCATTGAGATACGACTTTTATGATGCAGTTCAGTTTGTAAAGATGCTGGAAGATGAAAATGAGGTTGCAGTAGTTGTTTCAGCACTCAAGGGAGTCACAGACAAGCTTGAATTACTATATAAAACTGGGGACAAGAAGATTCTTGGAGATATATTGCTTGATTATATAAATTTTGCAAAAAAACACGGTATCAGCATAGATGCTATTAAACTACTAGCGGAGGAATTATCCTCCGCACTTAGCTTAAATTTTCCAAATGACAAAGTTAAGAGGGATTTTCTCCTGTCTTTTGGTGAGCTCTTTTCAGCTTCCATTTTTGCCCAAGCCATAGATGGTGTATTGATAGAACCCTGGGATATTATAGTAACTGATGGGAACTTTGGGAACGCAGAAGTTGACATTACCAAAACAAGAAACCTTTTTGCCTGCGTTAGAGACCTTATGGAAGATGGAAAGGTTCCAGTAATTCCAGGATTTATTGGAGGTTTTCGAGGCTTTAGAACAACTCTTGGTAGAGGTGGGAGTGACTATACAGCAGTTGTAGCGGGAATTTGTATTAAAGCAAAAGCTGTATTGATAATGAGTGACGTTGAGGGGATATACACTGCAGACCCGAAGGTAGTCAGAGAGGCAAAGCCAATTCCCTTTGTTTCTTACGATGAGGCTCTAATTGCCTCAAAGTTTGGCATGAGAGCAATACAATGGAAGGCTGTTAAACTGGCAAGTGAGAATGAAGTTCCCCTTCTTTTTGGCAAGACAAAAGGGTGGTGGATGGGGACATTAGTTTCCAAAGAGAGTTCTGGAATGCCAATAATTGCCTATAGACTTAGGGACACTCATGGCATAGTCGGTGTGGTAAATGCATATCCAAGAGTTCCTTACGAGAGAATTTCTGAAGGAGAAAACTGGGTTGCTTTTAAGGTACCAAAAGATGAAACTGAAAAAGCTGTTAGGGAAATACATAGAGAAATTATGGAAAAGTATTTGCCATTTACTAAAGTTATCAGTGTAATTGGGACTTGATTCTGAGTTTGGATAATGTATATGATTAATAAGGAGCAAATAAGATAAGGCTGAAAAAGTAAAAAGCAAAACTAAATGCTCTTCAAAATTGAAAACTCCTTAGGTTCGTAGTCCTTAAGTCTCCCTTCAAGGAAGTCTTCATATCCTTTAAGGTCAAGCAATCCGTGTCCACTTAAGTTGAAGAGTATAACTTTTTCCTCTCCCTTCTCCTTTGCCTCCAAAGCCAAATCTATTGCCCCTTTAATTGCGTGAGCACTCTCTGGTGCTGGAACGATACCTTCGGTTCTTGCAAATAGAACTGCCGCCTCAAACACTTCTGTCTGGTGATATGCCCTAGGCTTAACTATACCATGGTTTATTAAAATGCTCAGTGTTGGAGCTAAGCCGTGATACCTCAAGCCACCAGCGTGGATTGGGGGGACATAATAGGTGTGCCCTAATGTGTGCATCTTTATCTTTGGCGTTAGCCTTCCGCTGTCTCCGTAGTCATAAGTGTAAACTCCTCTCGTCATTGATGGTGCTGCTCTCGGCTCTATCGCATAGAACTCATATTCTGTTTTGCCCTTCAAAACATCTCTAACGAACGGATAAGCTAAGCCACCAAAGTTGCTTCCACCTCCAACACAGCCAATGATTGTTGTTGGCTCTTCACCAAGCAGCTCCATTTGAAGCCTTGCTTCCTCTCCGATAATTGTCTGATGCATTAAAACGTGATTTAAAACACTACCCAATGAATAGCGGGCATTTTCATCATTCAAAACATCTTCTATAGCTTCACTTATTGCTATTCCTAATCCTCCTGGATGGTTGGGGTCTTGAGCTAAAAACTTCCTTCCGACGTTTGTTCTATCACTTGGCGATGGAA is from Thermococcus paralvinellae and encodes:
- a CDS encoding Ribonuclease P protein component 3 — translated: MKFIEMDVRDEKAYELAEEWYDDIVFTKKLPLDGSPDYEKLKEEIRELREKYGKVALLVITNKPSLIRELKNRNLKALIYVQGGNMKVNRFALEIGVDALISPEFGRRDNGFDHVLAKIAAKNDVAIGFSLSQLLRANPYERANILKFMMKNWQLVEKYKVPRFLTSSAESKWEVRAPRDLMSLGIALGMEIPQAKASVSFYPEKILDKKL
- a CDS encoding RNA-binding protein, whose translation is MVKLQAHSVKIRTFIHATEDPEKVLEALETLFPEDLSPRDVDFEIIETEGYFGNPILVMDAEIKRSKNVRKFLENLKALLSEEDKAYLMEHAEEKVDETGTFYIRFDKQRAYLGEVKVTEGEDVIHVRIKVKAFPMKKESVVKSVKEWLSE
- a CDS encoding aspartate kinase is translated as MRVVVKFGGSSLRYDFYDAVQFVKMLEDENEVAVVVSALKGVTDKLELLYKTGDKKILGDILLDYINFAKKHGISIDAIKLLAEELSSALSLNFPNDKVKRDFLLSFGELFSASIFAQAIDGVLIEPWDIIVTDGNFGNAEVDITKTRNLFACVRDLMEDGKVPVIPGFIGGFRGFRTTLGRGGSDYTAVVAGICIKAKAVLIMSDVEGIYTADPKVVREAKPIPFVSYDEALIASKFGMRAIQWKAVKLASENEVPLLFGKTKGWWMGTLVSKESSGMPIIAYRLRDTHGIVGVVNAYPRVPYERISEGENWVAFKVPKDETEKAVREIHREIMEKYLPFTKVISVIGT
- a CDS encoding methionine synthase, with translation MELPILPTSVIGSYPKPRWLLRQYKLYEFGKIPEEDFKEAVRDASIAVLREHERAGIDIPWDGEMGRSEMTEYFTSKIHGFRFYGPIRVWGNFYFNKASAVSKLEYREPLVLDEFKFIQSVTIKEIVKVPITGPYTLAEWSFNEYYDTKEDFAMDLAKILNKEFKLLEKEGAKFIQIDEPAILNHPDEVEWAVDVVNRAVKGLKIKVGMHVCYSNYYLLADYFDDLNVTQFALEFANRNFRDIDFLKKLTHQELGFGVVDVHNPRIESPEEVARAIRKVFKYIEPERLYINPDCGLKLLSRDIAYRKLVNMVKGVEIVRKELEREGKTSIPLRTLKDI
- a CDS encoding cystathionine gamma-synthase family protein, whose protein sequence is MIELRDVNFNALHMPIYQTVVFRQPGITQTSDRGFELKYSREENPTVRELELMLAELEKGKDALAFNSGMASISALYLSLLRAGDEIVLSMEGYGTTIQLAQEFKKFGIRVKLAYPDADSIVGTITENTRLVFLETMTNPTLKVIDVPEVINRAKETGALVAVDNTFTTPLLYNPLEDKADFVIHSLTKYIAGHNDVLGGSIIWKKSEFSEMLWHWRRRLGGIIQPLEAWLIKRGLKTLEVRFEKQSKSALAIAEFLCEHPKVERVMYPGLKNDPYHSTAVKLFKRKLFGGVVTFEIKGDTRKFLSSLRVIFPSPSLGGTESLASCPVISAAKTMSEEQRKILGITPRLIRLSVGLEDVDKLIEDLDKALGGG
- a CDS encoding RNA-guided endonuclease InsQ/TnpB family protein encodes the protein MTSKFRLKEIPIELDELFLIYKQIVNELISYVYDRNITSFYRLKNAKYKELRNRYLYLPSHYIYTACQMATSIFKSYRKKRRKGKAKGKPVFKKDVIMLDDHLFKLDLENGIIRLSTPNGRISLEFYPAKYHEKFKDWRVGQAWLVRTPKGVFINIVFSKEIEIGEPKSFIGIDLNENNVTLSIPNGEFVQIITHEREIRTGYFVKRRKIQKKIRTGKRRKALLQKYGEREKNRLNDLYHKIANVIVEFAKRYGGITLEDLTEIRESIMYSAKMNGRLHRWSFRKLQSIIEYKAKLNGIKVVFVNPSYTSSRCPICGNKLSPKGHRILECSNCGLKTNRDVIGSWNIRLKALKMWGVSVPPESQPMKTGGWKGKFQNGIEFSTIKAEYFFDNPPIWHSQKFSVHALFDVQTTIRRSEYGRF
- a CDS encoding methylenetetrahydrofolate reductase C-terminal domain-containing protein, with the protein product MVELRIFGCPKSLLNGPCGGAFNGKCEVNENHCPWLGVLERVHYLDGAVLFNEHPILMEIEKIPSRDVKPKNSNFWSQVEKGKALSVEFPIAAVRDEVEIARVIAKTNSDLYTIPDNPLGCPHFSSTAFATHLKHFGIEVMPHLTAKDRNLTALTAELKTAVLFNFEVVLLTTGDWPSLALPSRPVFDLDSANMIRLARLIFNGVLPTKETFEVEERPRVAGAMNPHYRPRVEAQRIARKLIAGAELFFTQVVATKESVTRIKETFIELKKYINAEVPVMVSLLYPISDDIKPLLRKMGTQTGDDTFEEVLEEVKALDVAGGVNLIILSRNLDVWLKPLERSV
- a CDS encoding TrpB-like pyridoxal phosphate-dependent enzyme produces the protein MEKVKAVLKPEEMPKKWYNILPDLPEPLAPPLDPETDEPINPEKLKRIFAEELVKQEISSKRFIEIPEEILEMYAKIGRPTPLFRATHLEKALKTPAKIYFKYEGATITGSHKINTALAQAYYAKNQGIERLVTETGAGQWGTALSLAGALFGLKIRVYMARASYQQKPYRKILMQTYGAEIFPSPSDRTNVGRKFLAQDPNHPGGLGIAISEAIEDVLNDENARYSLGSVLNHVLMHQTIIGEEARLQMELLGEEPTTIIGCVGGGSNFGGLAYPFVRDVLKGKTEYEFYAIEPRAAPSMTRGVYTYDYGDSGRLTPKIKMHTLGHTYYVPPIHAGGLRYHGLAPTLSILINHGIVKPRAYHQTEVFEAAVLFARTEGIVPAPESAHAIKGAIDLALEAKEKGEEKVILFNLSGHGLLDLKGYEDFLEGRLKDYEPKEFSILKSI
- a CDS encoding 5-methyltetrahydropteroyltriglutamate--homocysteine methyltransferase, coding for MVCIGGDDIFNPLIRYVDGIEVNGLFKFYENNFFYRSPVVKGEVNLLDNPIPKWVSIAKEILEEVYPEATLKAVLPGPVTLAYHSLNEYYENLEALARDYAERVLTPLIKELEVEIVELQEPALASELSRATREDEVHIRREVAKATIEELGKVKKLWVVTYFGTPQVIPEGVILNVDLVEGSLPDGVSGGIGLGVVNARETKMERADRIRDRLLKFSGNFSRIYVTPSTLLDFLPESVAWRKLRLLGRLGGE
- a CDS encoding 50S ribosomal protein L15e, giving the protein MGMYKYIREAWKSPKKSYVGQLLKVRMIKWRREPSVVRIERPTRLDRARSLGYQAKQGYVIVRVRVRRGGRKRPRWRGGRKPSKMGMVKYSPKKSLQWIAEEKAARKFPNLEVLNSYWVGEDGMYKWFEVIMVDPHHPVIKSDPKIAWIAMKVHKGRVFRGLTSAGKKSRGLRNKGKGAEKVRPSIRANKGKGK